A region from the Aphis gossypii isolate Hap1 chromosome 1, ASM2018417v2, whole genome shotgun sequence genome encodes:
- the LOC114127893 gene encoding octopamine receptor beta-2R-like, whose protein sequence is MEHGDDVFNHTPTSVVTSLDPRDSLYRLSGMDNGTDPTVQQVTGDMDWSDYVSVALKTSIMAIIILTSIGGNLLVIVSVARHPRLRVITNYFVVSLAFADMLVAMVAMTFNASKLISGKWIFGYFMCDVWNSSDVYFSTASILHLCCISVDRYYAIVKPLKYPVLVTKRLVAFLLLVTWVAPGIIAFVPIFYGWYTTDEYLAHRMANPDDCDWVVNKVYVIVSSSISFWIPCTIMLFTYHAIFKEANRQEKQIHARISCGQQINYNRELAENQLRSNGAANGSSSRTTLAPNDHHSTPSRDNRNIIKMKREHKAARTLGIIMGTFIVCWLPFFLWYVITTLCGEACNISSSVVAVLFWIGYFNSTLNPLIYAYFNRDFREAFKNTLQCAFCNLCRSPPSDLEALDARRPSLRYDDRTRSVYSETYLNHCDRRRSSQFGSSL, encoded by the exons ATGGAACATGGTGACGACGTGTTCAACCACACCCCCACGTCAGTCGTTACGTCACTCGATCCCCGGGACTCACTGTACCGGTTGAGCGGCATGGACAACGGCACCGACCCCACGGTCCAacag GTGACCGGCGACATGGACTGGTCCGATTACGTGTCGGTGGCGCTGAAGACGTCGATCATGGCCATCATCATCCTGACGTCGATCGGCGGCAACCTGTTGGTGATCGTATCCGTGGCCCGACATCCCCGGCTGCGGGTGATTACCAACTACTTCGTCGTGTCGCTGGCGTTCGCCGACATGCTGGTGGCCATGGTGGCGATGACGTTCAACGCCAGCAAGCTGATCAGCGGCAAGTGGATTTTCGGGTACTTCATGTGCGACGTGTGGAACTCGAGCGACGTGTACTTCTCCACCGCGTCCATACTGCACCTGTGCTGCATCAGCGTGGACCGGTACTACGCCATTGTCAAGCCGCTCAAGTATCCGGTGCTGGTCACCAAGCGGCTGGTGGCGTTCTTGTTGCTCGTCACGTGGGTGGCGCCGGGCATCATCGCGTTCGTGCCCATCTTCTACGGTTGGTACACCACCGACGAGTATCTGGCCCACCGGATGGCCAACCCGGACGACTGCGATTGGGTG GTGAACAAAGTGTACGTGATCGTGTCGTCGTCCATATCATTTTGGATACCCTGCACGATTATGTTATTCACATACCACGCGATATTCAAAGAGGCGAACCGGCAAGAGAAGCAGATACACGCAAGGATCAGTTGTGGTCAGCAGATAAACTACAACCGGGAGTTGGCCGAAAACCAGCTGCGATCGAATGGCGCCGCAAACGGGTCATCGTCCAGGACTACGCTGGCGCCCAACGATCATCACTCGACCCCTTCCCGGGATAACAGGAACATCATCAAAATGAAACGGGAGCACAAGGCGGCCAGGACGCTAGGCATTATTATGGGCACGTTTATCGTTTGTTGGCTTCCCTTCTTCTTGTG GTACGTTATCACGACGTTATGCGGCGAGGCATGCAACATATCGTCGTCTGTGGTTGCCGTGCTCTTCTGGATCGGTTACTTCAACTCGACGCTGAACCCACTCATCTATGCATACTTCAACCGAGACTTCCGGGAAGCGTTCAAGAACACACTGCAATGTGCGTTCTGCAACCTGTGCCGGAGCCCACCGTCCGACTTGGAGGCACTCGATGCACGGAGGCCGTCTCTCCGGTACGATGACCGGACGCGAAGCGTGTACTCTGAAACGTACCTGAACCACTGCGATAGACGCCGGTCCAGTCAATTTGGCAGCAGCTTATGA